The following DNA comes from Denticeps clupeoides chromosome 14, fDenClu1.1, whole genome shotgun sequence.
ttaaattgctgcatgttctcttcttcttttttcactcaacattttgtccatgttgttccttgtaatttacattttttattttaatgtgcatcACTTAGGTCAgcttcataaataaatatggtattatgtggtagtagccttgtgggtaacgcactcgcctatgaaacagaagacccaggttctaaccccacttactaccattgtgtccctgagcaagacacttaaccctaagtgtctccagggggggactgtccctgtaactactgactgtaagtcgctctggataaatgctgtaaatgtgtggtaAGGAACATTTGAGAACATGTTTCCCTTCACCATGTcatactttgtgtgtgtgtgtgtgtgtgtctgcaacTGAATCTTTTTCGCTTGATTTTCTTGAGGCCCAGGGGACTGCAGGTGAACACACCTGATACTTTTCTGCCGcgagtgttttctttttctggggGGAAGTCCCCCGCCGCCCGTCATCCGGCGTCCTCCGAGCTCCTTTCCCCGCCTCCTGTTTTGTAGTGTGTGAATGAGACGTCCATACGTAGCAGACAGGGACATTTTAAGTGCGCCGTGCATGCAGATGTGAGCTAGGTCCTGCTCTGCGGGTTTTTTTGTGAATCACATGACATGCATTTTGGAACTGGTGTTCACACGCCCACCCACCGCCACGTGCCTTGGGAATTTTATAGCAGACCAAGGAATTCCAGTTTTGGGAATTTACAGAACATTCTTCTCAGATGCAAAGCGAGGTACAGAGGCAGACAGGATGCAAGAGCCCCAGAATTTACAGTCGGTCTACGCTTCCTTTAAAGTTCCCAGCGTGCTCGTGAAGAACACAGCTCTGGAGTTCCCCCCCCTAAATTCCACTCTGATGTGAGGTTCCAAAAGCTTCCCTGGCTCCGGTTTCCAGTCAGAAGCAACATCCTTATTCTGAAGTCTGAAAGGAGGAGCGGTCATGGAAATTCTCAAGTGTCTCTTAACCCCGACGGGGAACTTTGTGCTGATGAGTCAACTGCGGCCCCACATCCACGTGCGGATGCATCTTACGCTCAGCACGATAGAGAAATTACGATTACTCACGTCTGCCAATAAGGACATGAGTAATATAGaaatcataaaaatgtaatactgGATTCCTCTAAGGACCCGGGAAGTGAACAATCACAAATTACCCACAAGTGTTGGTATATAAAAAGCAGATGACAAAGTCAGAAatgatttatattatttaatttaacaatattttaaacaGGAGAAGTACACTTTACAATAGTGTTGCAttcaattatatatatacaaaaaggTACAAAAATAGTGCTCTCTATTTCACATCCATGTACAATATATACACTGATCTATGTACAGACTTTATATTGATCCTAATGGCTGGGTGACAACCGTCCCCCGAAATGAATGTCATCATACTGTGGAGAAGGGAGAAAAAAGCAGGGACGTTAGCACATTAACTAAATCTCAttcattcaaatgaataaataaaatacgtACTTCATCATCGGATGGAAGGTCTTCGTCGCTCTCCTCAGACTCGCTCTCGGGCAGCAGTCTCAGGTCCCGCGCCGTCTTCTCGTAAAGCTGCTGCTGGATCTCGCTGTTCTGGCGGCCGAAGGTCAGGTGGTAGGGCGCGAAGCCGCCGTACGTCAGGCTGTTGACGTCGGCGCCCAGGCTGATGAGGCGGTGCACCAGGGAGAGGTTCTGCAGGTCCACAGCCAGGTGAAGAGCGGTCCTGCCACTGCACTGTTCCTGAAAGGTTGGGGGCACGCTGCAACGTTAGTCTCCAGAGAAACACTTTTCACCTTTTTAAGATGTTAACAGACGCGGAACTTACTTTAGAGTTGATGTCGGCTCCCAGCTGCACCAGGTCTTCTACCATGGACAGGTAACCATTGATGGAGGCCAAGTGGAGACAGTTGTGTCCTGTACAGCAGATCGTGACAGTGGTCGGTAAGCGGAAAGGTCGCGGTGGCGAGGACGGTCGGCGGTTAGACCAGGACAAGGGACGCCAACTCACCGTGATAATTTGGGAAGCTGAGGACGGAGCGCAGGTGCTGGGCCGAGGGGACTTGCGTGAGGACCGCGAACGACGCCATGGAGCCTCGCTTGCAGGCGACGTGCAGGGCCGTGTTCCCGTTGCGGTCCACCAGGCGCGTGTCGCAGCCGGCCTTCACCAGCCTCTCCACCAGCTCCGGCTGTTCCGTTATCACCGCCAGATGAAGCGCAGTCTGTAGGGACCGAGTTAAGGAGGGTCAGTTTGGGCCCAGACCAACTCACTGTGTGCGTCACTcacattatattaaaatatactaATTATAGTCTTAAATCTGAAAAATACCTGTCTTTGGTAGTTCTGGATGTTCAGGAACAGGTCGCCTTGGGATTGCTGGATCATCTTGATGGCGTGTTCTTTGGCTTCATGAATGATTGCAAGGTGAAGAAACCTGTgaggggaaatttttttttctttaaataactcaaaaaaaggaagtggagaaaaaaaaaaaaacacacacaagaaaggGCTGAAGCGTTTCGCAAGAGTGGACTTTTGAAGGGTTATTTCCACGTTAGGCGCATTATCAGTTCCTGGCTGGGCGCCAGGGACTTTCCTGAACTCTGATTGGCTCTCTGGCGCCCCCATGTCCCCGTCGCCGCGCCAAAAAGGCGACAGGGTCGGTCGACAGGCTCTCGGGTCACCTTAACGATAAACATCGCGCATTTTGCAGGGCACTCTGCGTGCAGACACCATCGCAGAGCATGCACCGTGCATAAAATAATCACTTCCTCTATAGAATCGGCGAAGGGAACCTACGTGTCTCCGTCCTCCGTGACCTGCTGCTTCCACGGCTCCAGGCCGTGCACGTCCGTCCTGGCGTCGTCCACGGCCAGGCTCTCCATCTCCTCCGCCAGCAGCGCGTACTCGCCCGACTTGAGCGAGTCCAGGCCGCTGTCCAGGCGCTCGTCGGCGCAGGGCAGCGTCTTCCTGTGCTTGGCGTCCATGGCGGCGTCCGGGCAGTAATCCACTCGACTCATATCCACTCGCTGGAGCGCGGCAGGCGGAATGCGGACCTGGGCGAGAGCGCCGCGGAGCGCCTATAAAGGTCCGTCGCGGGGGGCGGGGATTCggcgcggtgggcggggcctcggcgCGGGGGATTTCCACGTACGAGCGGACGCAGGGGAACTCATAGAACGGGCTTTTGTGGGAAAATTCCCCCTCCACGGACGCCGTGTACTCAGAACGAGAACCTGTAGTTtcctattacacacacacacacacacacacacacacacacacagaggcaatGAATGGAGAACAAAAAAGAATGACCGAGATCTGGGTGTAAACACTGCGGCCCAAACTGGCCCAGTTGGCACGCACGCCGCCGTGTATTCTGCTGGAAGTGTGCAAGCCGGACTGCATTCCCGCCACATTGTTCATTTTAGACCATCTTGTCCCAGTATAATTAGCAGCAGGAATGTGACTGCGGGGATAGAAGTGTACAAGCTTTGAATGGCTTGTCAATGTCCATTGAGACATTACAGTATTAACATgaatcaggctttttttttctgcagaaatgGATGCTTGACTTTCACGAGTTGTGTAACCATGTAGTACTGCCCATAGTGCACATAACAGTGCATTTCGGgtgtcttaaaaaaatataaatattcctGGGAATAAAGGACGCCTGTTGGGGACCCATGAGCAAGGTACGGCAGATGAACATTCCATCGGTACATAATAAGTTTGGATGATTCAAGATTATTCATTTAGAAAATTCCTGAATGGAAGAACCCTCTGTGGACACATTCGGGGACTTTCTGTGCTGAAAAACACCAGCTGCTGTGTCAAAGGATTATTTCCCTGGACCAATGAAACTGATTCTTCCAGAACTTCTGCAAACCATGTGATTTTCCTATTGGCGGTGTGCACATAAAGGGGAAAAAGTACAGAAAATAACACCAAGGTACTAATGTTCCGTTGGATTGTTTATGTGATGACCatgactaataataaaaaaaacaacctgtgTAAATGACATGCTCTAGAAGACAATGAATCAAACACCAGAAACCAGCCCTGCCACACCTGGGCTTTTTCCTTGtgtttcacatgcacacaaaaaaagaaaaagaaactccCCAGTGGACGTCTTTTATTTGCACAACTGCAGTTGCAACCAAAATAGCAACTGTAACCAAGGCGACTGCACTATTGTGCAGAGGCCTGCAGGCTGGGTGCGTGTGCACACTATGTTGTGATGTAACAGCCTTCACTATGTATAGCACAGACAGCCCGTGTGACACATCATACtccataaagcataaaaaaacagtataagcacattattaaataacatttaataacattaaagcaaattatgaaatgtatttattttttcaacttCCCATGCTTTTTGCATCTCTTCTAGAATACTGAATCCTAATATATgaatccttttttattttctgtagaGATCTTCACACACATGTGGTTTGTCTCCATGCAAAGCCTGAGGTGTGAACTTCCAGTAAAAAGAAGCACATTCATCTGTCATAGTCGCTCACCGAATCCATGAATCACGAGCCGAAACAGGACTGTGCTTCATGTACTACGTGTTCAACATTTTACTTGTGCTGATTGGTGCATGATGTGATGTTTTGGTGATTAATAAAACAATGCTGTTTGCGATTGACCTACAACCCCAATCACAAATTTGCTCATGACAGGGTTTCATAAAGGCACAGTGGTAagcatgtgagtgtgtcagAGTCCACGGTGGAAGTGAAGTAGTGACATGGCAGAAATGTGCCTCCTCTCACCATCAGTTATCATTTGGCGTCCTCATCTGTGACTGTTAGTCCAAAGAACAAACAAGAGATGACCCATCGGTGTAGGATCATTTGAAGAAAATGCCCATTGGAGGAAACTTTGCATTGCAACACAATAAGATTATATGCATGtttgttattgtcttttttCAGCCTGAAGTGACTTGGAAAACAGCAGACAGATCTCAAAACTATTACCATGCTTACTCAGTCAGATACATACACTTTTTGATGATCTAATCTCACCTTTTCTGCTAAATGTAGGCGTTGAAGAAAACCCCATTTCCCCCTCCCAGGTTCTTTAGGACATCAGCCCGAAAGCCATAGAGTGCATATTAAAACCTCAaattttcaaaattcaaattttatttgtcacatacagagtcatacacggtatgatatgcagtgaaatgctttttgcgactgctacagaccacagtattgcaaatgttgcaagtatacaatgaagaccaatatgcaaatatcgcaaacataaccaaatattacacttttacgtctttaacataaaatatgtgtaacaggtagggtgaaggtgtgcaaatgagtaaaagaCAATGTATTagataaaaaaagtaaaaagagcagaggttgtgcaaagagaaaaaagtgcaaagatgtgattttgtgcaaagagtccagagtgattgaaagtgtgGACCAGGTTTAGCTtaaatcatctctctctctctcagtttcacccatacacacacacacacacacacacacactatagcgACAGAATAAACAGAGCCCCCCTGTGGCCTACTAAAATAGAAGTTAAAATCGGTGTACAATGAACAGCTGCATGttcacattaacacatttttatttctaattgaattgtgttataaataaaacaacccATCAATTGTAGATtgtcattaattaaattaaaaagggaGGCCCGAATAAACGGCCCTCCGACTACATATCCCACAACACAACGCGGCTCTCCTGGAGGATTTTGATTGGCTCGTGTTTTGAGCCCGTTCTCAACACATGATTGGTCGCCAACGTTACCGTGCTTACAACGTGTAGCATGGTCCGCCCCGTTGCTGTGGATCTGTTTTTAGCAGAGCATTTTCGGTAGCATTGTAGATAAATATTTCGTTTTCGGGGGCAAATTTCGCTGCCGTTGTCGACACCGCCATGCCGGTCCACTCGCGGGAGAAGAAAGAAACCAACCACGACGACATGGAGGTCGATTATCCGGAACACGAAGCTAGCAGTTCCGACGAAGAGGACACGGTCAGCTCCACGGTCTCTGAAGATGGAGACACTTCTGGTGAGGTCCAGTAACGTTGGCGAACGaccatgtcttttttttgtcttatgtcttattcatttcaaaatgtatttaaacaaaCTAGCGAAAGCATCGTTGTCTAGTATTGGTTAtcttacacacaaacatgtcTACAATTAACAGTCGCACAGCGGTACAGTTTTTAATCCATATGTGCTTGGTCCTCAACAAAAATACTAACCAGGTTTCATTCCCATAATCAGAGATGGACGACGAAGACTGTGAAAGGAGGCGCATGGAGTGCCTGGATGAGATGACAAACCTGGAGAGGCAGTTCACGGACCTCAAAGATCAGTGAGTGCTCGCCTTGATCTTTGAGGTTTTCTTAAGGTTTGTCTTAGGGTTTTCATTCCTTGCATCCCCACCAATCTGTTAGGCTGTACAAGGAACGACTCAACCAAGTAGACCTCAAGCTCCAGGAGGTGATGGCAGGCAGTGCCCCGGAATACTTGGAGCCGCTGGCTAACCTTCAGGAGAACATGCAAATAAGAACCAAAGTTGCAGGTGGGCTCACCGAGTTCCGTTACACAGGCAGATTTACGAGGTTGTGGTGAAACTTTGTCCCTCAAgttgtattgtattttgttgGTAGGAATCTACAGAGAGTTGTGTCTCGAATCGGTAAGAAATAAGTACGACTGCGAGATGCAAGCTGCCAGCCAGCACTGGGAGGTGAGGCTTACAACAGGTCACAATGTGCcatcattgcatttttttaaccgTAAATCCTGTGGTATCCAATTACAATTTGGAGCCCATATTCATcagattatatattttttgtttttattttattttattttatacactCACATTCCACTGCTGCCATCcagttaatattaatatttaaagttaactttaatatttaatatttaaactttaatatttaaagttaatattataatttaaatatcatattttaatattaaacagTTTTGTACCTCACTCTTTAATTGAAATTTTAAATTTTGTATCATATTCTACACACAGTATGTAAGATACCTCTCTagctcagggactgcacctaatttcgCTCTACTTGTTACAACGACTATAAAGAGATTCGGTTTCTGAAGTTTAGGTGTTTAGGTGAATGTCTGCCCAGTCGTGTATTAAGGTATGTTTTGGCCCGCTGCTCGCCTCTTGTTAGAGTGAGAAGCTGCTTCTGTTCGACACCGTACAGAGCGAGCTGGAAGAGAAGATCCGGCGGCTGGAGGAGGACCGGCACAGTATCGACATTACCTCAGGTACGCTGCAGTCGAACCTGGATTCCAGCACTTTTAAAGGGCACCCGGCACAGCCTCATCGCTGCTGTCTCTTCCAGAACTGTGGAACGACGGCTTACAATCtcgaaagaacaaaaagaaagacCCCTTCACCcctgggaagaagaagaaacctgTTGTTGTGTCAGatatcctttttaaaaatgtgttttcttgtgcCACTCTAAACTTTGAACAGTAGTCTGACTCTCTTTATTTGGGTCGGTATCCGGATATACCACTAGCCTGTATTAGATATTTCCCTTCCTTAACCAGCACACGTCCCTATATAGTTTACATGTTGCAAGACCTGGATATACTTGAAGACTGGACGGCAATAAGAAAGGTAGCGTCcgttggcctttttttttttttttttttgtatggaagCATTTGCAAACACAGTTGCCTCTGTTATCTTCCAGGCGGTGGCGTCTATGGGACCACACAGGGTGAAAGTAGATGGTACGAATTCTAAATTtaccttccttttttttttttttttttcttcaaaaaaaaattacaaaataaaagttgttCGTGACTTCCAAGCTGAAAGATTTTTTCCGTTTTGGCATAGCTAAGCATATGATTGAAAATTTATGTTATAAAAATCAGATTCTTGCACATATTAACAGTTTTTGACCTCAGTTAATGGGGTTTCTGCAGACGTACTACATGGTTTTGCTATAGTCTGAACAGAAAGGGGGCCGAGTTCTTTTTCTGTTGGCCTGCTTCTTGCTTAGTACCTTTAAAGTGGACTGTTCATGGATTACAAATGCCATAAAGGTTCAAAGCTGAAGCGCCTGCTTGGTTTTGCAGGGCCACAGAAACCAGAAAAGCACCATCATGTGGCTCGATCGGAAGACGGACGTCTGTTTTACGACGGCAAGTGGTATAGCCGAGGACAGGCCATAAGCATCAACAGAAAGGATGAGTACCCTACCAGGTAAGCCTGTGAGCGTGCCGAAAACCACGCAGCAgtgcatttatattaaaaagctctctctctctctctctcccccctcctcgCAGTGCCATAATCACCGCAGTCAACCACGATGAGGTGTGGTTCAAACGGCTGGATGGCAGCAAGTCAAAACTGTACATATCTCAGCTTCAGAAAGGCAAATACAGCATAAAGCAGTCCTAGTGGCAGCTTTTACGTCCGTCCCATCTGTTTTGGCACACAAGTTTACCATAAGTATATTACGTTTGGGTGTGTAGGTGGAGAAAAGTCGGATTCCTGTTGAAATTTTTGTACATATTGTATCTATATTAATATACGTGACAAGGCCATAATTTTGCACTCTATATATCTGAAGAGGAAGCAAAGCTGCTtgatgaaagttttttttttttttttaaacggttGCCAAGGAAACAGTGaaagagactgtgtgtgtgtgaatgtgtttgcgAGACAGAGAGAATAAGATGATGTTCGGTTCCCGAAACGTCATCTCTGCTAAAGCCTTATTTAGAAGTGCAGCCAGAGCAGATGGAGCGCAGAGAAATGTGCCCCATCGTGAAATGACATGAAGCGGAGCGGCGGGGAGGAGCAACTGATCCAGACGGGTTCATGCTCGCTGTGTCCCAAATTAGAGCACatgtctagtttttttttttattattattattatatatacatttttctttttactatgaGCTCCCAACACGGATGACGCCTTACGTTTACCAAAAGTGGTTTCTGTGCTGCCCGATGACACAAAACGCTCCACTTCCGAGTGGAACCCTGGATCCAGGAATTTTTAAGGAGTTTGACTTGCACAAGGAATCTGGAGTGTTCACAGCATTCTGTATGCTCATCCATTGCCTGAAAAtgtcacaataataaaaaaaaaatgtaataaaaatggaacGCATGCTCACAGATCTCTTCAGGGGACTAGGCCTGGGTTCCGTACGTCAAGTGCTTTGTCTGGTCTCATTAAAGACGGCGACTGGCTTGATGGCAGGTCAGGACAGGGCGGCCCTCAGGGTAACCGCCAATAAACGGTGCTGGTTGGCGCGTTTTATCATTACACAACATGGTGTTCTGTGTCctgagatgctttttttttttttttttgttagtttttgttctcccttcCTTAATAAACCGTGACACTACAAGTATTGATGGTtggggcttttcttttttctcccctctttcTCCTGCAACAAACCCAGGTGATGAACGCCCTCGGGAGCTGCTGAGGTCTGGCGGCCCTCGCCAGCGGTGCACTCGGTGGATTACGTCTGACGGGGGACCTGGCAATGCCTGCGCCCAACCACTGCGGGGCGCAAGAGGTCCACGTTTCGGACCTGAGAAGCGCATCCCGAGGCCAGTCCTGTATCTGGGGCAGGCTGGTGAGCATCTCGGCGTGCTGTGATCAGCCTCGACTGCTGCTCCTGTCCTCCGAGGCCCGGCTGCATGGGGTTCTCCCCGAGCTGGCTGTACGTACATACCTCGAAGCGCAAATTCCATCGTTTTCTATTGGTTGCGATGCAAGTGTCTTGAGACAAATTTTAGATCCTTGGAAGTTAAAACAGTAGCTGCAATTTCAGGAAATTGTAATGTGTTCAGGTGCAATGAGATGTGCGGCGAAGGGCTTCAAAGTGCAGGTTTTCGCCCAAACCCCGCGGGACCATCGCACATCTGCAGAATCCCCTGCTgggaaaatgtgctttattttgtcatttattcGTTTTGCAATGACCTCAAGGCATATGACCTGTTTTGGAGAAGCTGGAATTTGAGGCATTCGGAATGCTGCGGCGCGgctttaaatgcacattttaaaactgGCCTCAGTGCTTTGTTACGTGGAGTTCAACAAAATGTGATACCGCGTGCTTATGTTGTACGTACACGTGTACTTCGGCTTAGGTTTTGGGTGCCTGGTGTCACATTTTGATACACAGTACAGCAAGTACACTGTGCTTAAAGGTGTAGGTACATTGGGGCAAGGGCCTGAAAATAAAGTGttttataaagcacatttaccTCGtccatcagtagtgacagggactgtcccccccccggagacacgtaagtagtaagtggggtttttaACCTGGGACCTTCTGGTTCAGCAGCTTTTGTGGATGCTACCTCAGTAGTGTGTTTGCCGGGCCTGGGGTCAAACTCTCAAACGTGACTGCTCTCGACGCGTCGTCAATGTTAACATTGTCCCCGGTGCCAATATGGAAATATATTGAAATGTCCAACTGACAGAAAGAAGAGAAGACGCTCGGCAGGCCTGGGAGCTGTCAGGCGTGTTTCCAGCCGTCGGGTCGGAAGTTTTTCTTCTTAATGAGGCAGCGGTTGCGTGGTTTCTTTCTCCTGGACGATGAAGAAACGGGACGCATTTGGAAACTGTCCTAATTAGCCACTAGATGCTGACTGCACAGTTCTGCCGAATGCCTcggttttttaaataattaaaaaacagaaatttgTACAGGGGAAATTCCCAGCGTGCCTCAGCCCAAGGGCGCCGGGATGTCTTCTTCTCTCAGATTTCTACCTTCTGAGAAGTAATCAGGAATGGAATTAGGTGGAGATTATCAGTGTCAGTAACCAGGTAAGATGGTGGTACAGTCGCTACACCTCAAGCTGTACTAAATCCAGACCTTTCTAACTACCCTCTTATACACCGTCTCGGTTTATACACCGGC
Coding sequences within:
- the nfkbiaa gene encoding nuclear factor of kappa light polypeptide gene enhancer in B-cells inhibitor, alpha a; translation: MSRVDYCPDAAMDAKHRKTLPCADERLDSGLDSLKSGEYALLAEEMESLAVDDARTDVHGLEPWKQQVTEDGDTFLHLAIIHEAKEHAIKMIQQSQGDLFLNIQNYQRQTALHLAVITEQPELVERLVKAGCDTRLVDRNGNTALHVACKRGSMASFAVLTQVPSAQHLRSVLSFPNYHGHNCLHLASINGYLSMVEDLVQLGADINSKEQCSGRTALHLAVDLQNLSLVHRLISLGADVNSLTYGGFAPYHLTFGRQNSEIQQQLYEKTARDLRLLPESESEESDEDLPSDDEYDDIHFGGRLSPSH
- the brms1lb gene encoding breast cancer metastasis-suppressor 1-like protein-A isoform X2; protein product: MPVHSREKKETNHDDMEVDYPEHEASSSDEEDTVSSTVSEDGDTSEMDDEDCERRRMECLDEMTNLERQFTDLKDQLYKERLNQVDLKLQEVMAGSAPEYLEPLANLQENMQIRTKVAGIYRELCLESVRNKYDCEMQAASQHWESELEEKIRRLEEDRHSIDITSELWNDGLQSRKNKKKDPFTPGKKKKPVVVSGPYIVYMLQDLDILEDWTAIRKAVASMGPHRVKVDGPQKPEKHHHVARSEDGRLFYDGKWYSRGQAISINRKDEYPTSAIITAVNHDEVWFKRLDGSKSKLYISQLQKGKYSIKQS
- the brms1lb gene encoding breast cancer metastasis-suppressor 1-like protein-A isoform X1 yields the protein MPVHSREKKETNHDDMEVDYPEHEASSSDEEDTVSSTVSEDGDTSEMDDEDCERRRMECLDEMTNLERQFTDLKDQLYKERLNQVDLKLQEVMAGSAPEYLEPLANLQENMQIRTKVAGIYRELCLESVRNKYDCEMQAASQHWESEKLLLFDTVQSELEEKIRRLEEDRHSIDITSELWNDGLQSRKNKKKDPFTPGKKKKPVVVSGPYIVYMLQDLDILEDWTAIRKAVASMGPHRVKVDGPQKPEKHHHVARSEDGRLFYDGKWYSRGQAISINRKDEYPTSAIITAVNHDEVWFKRLDGSKSKLYISQLQKGKYSIKQS